Genomic window (Candidatus Eisenbacteria bacterium):
GCCGGGGAGCGGCTACGGCTTCAACTGACGCGCCCCAGCGCGTCGGCTGGCTCGGTCCCTGCGCCGGCGGCATCGTGCTGCGGATCCACGCCCAGCCCGGTGCGTCGCGGTCCCGCATCGCGGGCGTGCACGGGGAGGCGCTCAAGGTGCAGGTGCGCGCGCGGCCGGTCGGCGGCGCCGCGAATCGCGAGCTGGTCGGAGTCCTCGCCGAGGCACTCGCCGTACGCCCTGCTGCGGTGTCCGTCGAGGCGGGCGCGACCGGCCGGGGGAAACGCGTCGTCGTCACGGGCATCGACGTCGCGACCGCGCTCGCGCGGCTCGGCCCGTTCATTGACAAGGGTGGGGGCCCTGATTAGAGCCCCCGCATGCCGATCTACGAGTACGAGTGCGGCAAATGCGGGGTTTTCGAGCACTCGCAACGCATCACCGACGCCGCCCTCACGAAGTGTCCGACCTGCCGCCGGAAGGTTCGCCGCATCATCTCGAACACGAGCTTTCAGCTGAAGGGCTCCGGCTGGTACGTGACCGACTACGCTCGTAGCGGTGACGCGAAGAAGGGCGACGGAGCGGCGGACGGCGGCGCGTCCAAGTCCGAGTCGAAGTCCGAGACGACATCGGAGTCGAAGTCCGAGTCCAAGCCCGAGGCCAAGTCCGATACGAAGCCCTCCTCGAAGGCGAAGTCGGGCTCCGGCACGACCGCCAAGGCTTCCTGAGCCGCGCCACGATGCTCGCCGGCGTCGACACCGGCGGTACGTTCACGGATCTGGTCGCGGTCGTCGGACGGCGGCTCGTCGTGCACAAGGTCCGCTCGACGCCGCGTGACCCGAGTCGCGCCGTCGGGCTCGCGCTCGCCGCCGTCGGCAGCGATCGCCGCACGCGCCTCCACTACGGCTCCACGGTGGCGACCAACGCGCTCCTCGAGCGACGGGGCGCGCGCGTCGTGCTGGTGACGACCCAGGGCTTCGAGGACGTGCTCGCGATCGGCCGGCAGACGCGGCCTCGGCTCTACGATCTCATGCCGAAGGTGCGGGCGCCGCTCGTTCCGGCGGCGCGCCGGCTCGGCGTCGCCGAGCGCGTGCTCGTCGACGGGCGCGTGGAGACGCCGCTCGATCCCCGCGCCGTACGGCGCCTGGTCGGGGCCGTACGCCGCTCGGGAGCCGAGGCCGTCGCAATCTGTTTCCTCCACAGCTACCTCGATCCGCGGCACGAAGAGCGGGTGCGCCGGGCCCTCGCTGCGACAGATCTCCACGTGACGGCATCCCACCGCCTTCTACGCGAGTATCGTGAATACGAGCGCGTCGCGACCACGGTCGTGAACGCATACGTGGGGCCGCTCATGAGCGAGCACCTGGGGAAGCTCGGCGCCGCCGTGCCCGGCGGCGTGCGCGTCATGCAGTCGAACGGCGGGCTCGTCGGCGCGGCGACGGCGGCCGGCGAGCCGGTGCGCACGGTGCTCTCGGGTCCGGCCGGCGGGCTCGTCGGCGCGTCGGATCGCGCGCGGCGGGCGGGCTTCGAGCGCATCCTCACGCTCGACATGGGCGGCACGTCGACCGACGTCAGCCTGCTCGAGAGTCGGCTCGCCTATCGGACCGAGACGACGATCGACGGCCTTCCGATCCGCGTGCCCGCCCTCGACATCCACACCGTCGGCGCCGGCGGCGGGTCGCTCGCGAGCGTCGACGCGGGCGGGGCGCTGCGCGTCGGCCCGGAGAGTGCCGGCGCCGACCCCGGCCCCGCGTGCTACGGCACGGGCACGCAGGCGACCGTCACGGACGCGAACCTGGTCTTGGGTCGTCTGGTCGAAACCGAGTTTC
Coding sequences:
- a CDS encoding hydantoinase/oxoprolinase family protein — translated: MLAGVDTGGTFTDLVAVVGRRLVVHKVRSTPRDPSRAVGLALAAVGSDRRTRLHYGSTVATNALLERRGARVVLVTTQGFEDVLAIGRQTRPRLYDLMPKVRAPLVPAARRLGVAERVLVDGRVETPLDPRAVRRLVGAVRRSGAEAVAICFLHSYLDPRHEERVRRALAATDLHVTASHRLLREYREYERVATTVVNAYVGPLMSEHLGKLGAAVPGGVRVMQSNGGLVGAATAAGEPVRTVLSGPAGGLVGASDRARRAGFERILTLDMGGTSTDVSLLESRLAYRTETTIDGLPIRVPALDIHTVGAGGGSLASVDAGGALRVGPESAGADPGPACYGTGTQATVTDANLVLGRLVETEFLGGAMTLDAKRARRAVDEVARRLGRSLERTAAGIVSVAAAAMERALRVISVEHGYDPREFTLVAFGGAGGLHAADLADALGMRRVYVPRHPGLLSAWGMLVAEVVRDFGRTLRAIAPTDDVLARGFRELETRARRELAREGVRGVAVERALDVRYAGQSYELTVPMWRVWRRAFHALHRERFGHADEARPIEVVTLRLRARGGGSRVPDDPPPRSGRGAPVARRSVWFDGRPATVPVFRRDDLRVGWARRGPAIVCEYSATTVVPPAWRVRVDRLGGLVLQR
- a CDS encoding DUF167 domain-containing protein produces the protein MLRIHAQPGASRSRIAGVHGEALKVQVRARPVGGAANRELVGVLAEALAVRPAAVSVEAGATGRGKRVVVTGIDVATALARLGPFIDKGGGPD
- a CDS encoding zinc ribbon domain-containing protein; protein product: MPIYEYECGKCGVFEHSQRITDAALTKCPTCRRKVRRIISNTSFQLKGSGWYVTDYARSGDAKKGDGAADGGASKSESKSETTSESKSESKPEAKSDTKPSSKAKSGSGTTAKAS